One segment of Brassica napus cultivar Da-Ae chromosome C3, Da-Ae, whole genome shotgun sequence DNA contains the following:
- the LOC125583794 gene encoding probable serine/threonine-protein kinase CST, whose product MGHCISFLSSSSSSKTGLHSHASTNNHSDGTEFLSSTTTTLATTNSSVGLRSQFSEAASEYSGGIIGDSGLILESPALRVYSFQDLTTATRNFRSDSMLGQGGFGKVYRGWIDTKTLAPSKAGSGMIAAVKRLNSESVQGFAEWRSEVNFLGMLSHPNLVKLLGYCREDKELLLVYEFMPKGSLESHLFRRNEPFPWDLRIKIVLSAARGLAFLHGLQREVIYRDFKASNILLDSNFDAKLSDFGLAKLGPSQEKSHVTTRIMGTFGYAAPEYMATGHLYVKSDVYAFGVVLLEVMTGERAYNPRRPKGQENLVEWLRPELLRKHRVKHIMDQGIKGQYSSKVVAEMGRITLSCVSPDPKNRPHMKEVVDVLERIQCINVVTDRSSTKPTVASSSRSSPHHYQYGYRAGAAGAERRRPAART is encoded by the exons CCTCTACGAACAACCACAGTGATGGAACAGAGTTCTTATCGTCAACGACCACCACCCTTGCTACGACAAACAGCAGCGTCGGGCTGAGAAGCCAATTCTCCGAGGCGGCTAGCGAATATTCAGGCGGGATTATTGGTGATTCTGGTCTAATATTGGAATCACCAGCTCTCAGAGTCTACAGCTTCCAGGATCTAACGACGGCGACCAGGAACTTCAGATCAGATTCTATGTTGGGTCAAGGAGGTTTTGGTAAAGTTTACAGAGGTTGGATCGACACCAAGACTCTTGCTCCTTCTAAAGCCGGTTCCGGTATGATCGCCGCCGTCAAAAGATTGAACTCCGAGAGTGTTCAAGGATTTGCAGAGTGGCGA TCGGAAGTTAACTTCTTGGGGATGCTTTCACACCCAAATCTGGTGAAGTTATTAGGATACTGTCGTGAAGACAAGGAGCTTCTGCTTGTCTACGAGTTCATGCCCAAAGGAAGCCTTGAGAGTCATCTTTTTCGAC GAAACGAGCCATTTCCTTGGGACCTAAGGATCAAGATTGTGCTCAGTGCAGCTCGCGGCCTTGCATTTCTACACGGCTTACAAAGAGAAGTCATATATAGAGACTTCAAAGCCTCCAATATACTTCTCGACTCG AATTTTGATGCAAAGCTTTCAGATTTCGGTTTAGCAAAGCTAGGGCCATCGCAAGAGAAGTCACACGTTACGACTAGGATCATGGGCACGTTTGGTTACGCTGCTCCTGAATACATGGCAACAG GCCATTTATACGTTAAGAGTGATGTATATGCCTTCGGTGTAGTACTACTAGAAGTAATGACCGGAGAAAGGGCATACAACCCAAGACGTCCCAAGGGACAAGAAAATCTAGTCGAATGGTTAAGACCAGAACTCTTAAGAAAACACAGAGTGAAACATATAATGGACCAAGGAATCAAAGGTCAATATTCATCCAAAGTCGTAGCAGAAATGGGACGCATCACACTCTCTTGTGTGTCGCCAGACCCGAAAAACCGACCACACATGAAGGAAGTAGTGGATGTACTCGAACGTATTCAATGCATTAACGTAGTCACAGATCGTTCTTCGACTAAACCGACTGTTGCTAGCTCTTCTCGTTCCTCACCACATCACTATCAGTATGGCTATAGAGCTGGCGCAGCGGGGGCTGAACGGAGGAGGCCGGCGGCTAGAACTTGA